From Equus asinus isolate D_3611 breed Donkey chromosome 14, EquAss-T2T_v2, whole genome shotgun sequence, one genomic window encodes:
- the POP7 gene encoding ribonuclease P protein subunit p20 codes for MAENREPRGAVEAELDPVEYTLRKRLPHRLPRRPNDIYVNMKTDFKAQLARCQKLLDGGARGQNSCTEIYIHGLGLAINRAINIALQLQAGSFGSLQVAANTSTVELVDELEPETDTREPLTRIRNNSAIHIRVFRVTPK; via the coding sequence ATGGCAGAAAACCGAGAACCCCGCGGGGCTGTCGAGGCTGAGTTGGACCCGGTGGAGTACACCCTTCGGAAGCGGCTGCCCCACCGCCTGCCCCGGAGACCCAATGACATTTATGTCAACATGAAGACTGACTTTAAGGCCCAGTTGGCCCGCTGCCAAAAGCTGCTGGATGGCGGGGCGCGCGGTCAGAACTCATGCACTGAGATCTACATTCACGGCTTGGGCCTGGCCATCAACCGTGCCATcaacattgccctacagctgcaggCAGGCAGCTTCGGGTCCTTGCAGGTGGCTGCCAATACCTCCACGGTAGAGCTTGTCGATGAGCTGGAACCAGAGACTGATACGCGAGAGCCGCTCACCCGCATCCGCAACAACTCGGCCATCCACATCCGAGTCTTCAGGGTCACACCCAAGTAA
- the EPO gene encoding erythropoietin: MGVRECPALLLLLSLLLPPLGLPALGAPPRLICDSRVLERYILEAREAENVTMGCAEGCSFGENVTVPDTKVNFYSWKRMEVKQQAVEVWQGLALLSEAILQGQALLANSSQPSETLRLHVDKAVSSLRSLTSLLRALGAQKEAISPPDAASAAPLRTFAVDTLCKLFRIYSNFLRGKLKLYTGEACRRGDR; this comes from the exons ATGGGGGTGCGCG aatgtcctgCCCTGCTGCTTCTGCTGTCCCTGCTACTGCCTCCTCTGGGCCTCCCAGCCCTGGGCGCCCCTCCACGCCTCATCTGTGACAGCCGAGTCCTGGAGAGGTACATCCTGGAGGCCAGGGAGGCCGAAAATGTCACG ATGGGCTGTGCCGAAGGCTGCAGCTTCGGTGAGAATGTCACCGTTCCAGACACCAAGGTTAACTTCTACTCCTGGAAGAGGATGGAG GTGAAGCAGCAGGCTGTGGAAGTCTGGCAGGGCTTGGCCCTGCTCTCAGAAGCCATTCTGCAGGGCCAGGCCCTGTTGGCCAACTCCTCCCAGCCATCTGAGACCCTGCGGCTGCATGTGGACAAAGCCGTCAGCAGCCTGCGCAGCCTCACCTCCCTGCTTCGGGCGCTGGGAGCCCAG AAGGAAGCCATCTCCCCTCCAGATGCAGCCTCTGCTGCTCCACTCCGAACATTCGCTGTTGATACTTTGTGCAAACTCTTCCGAATCTACTCCAATTTCCTGCGGGGAAAGCTGAAGCTGTACACAGGGGAGGCCTGCAGGAGAGGGGACAGGTGA